The following DNA comes from Aneurinibacillus sp. REN35.
AACCGCATGATGTATCTTCTCCCACTTTAATTACCAGTAGGCTTGTATCCTCAATGGCTTCCAACTCATGATCTTCCCTTGGATTCATATGCAGCACAATATCCTTGGTTAACTCCACGCTCTCGTCGCCGACGCCAAATCGCACCCGTCCGGATACGACATGGATAATGGCATCACTGGGCGTATGGTGCCGCCCTACTCTCTGCCCCGCTCTGAGCTGCAGGTTAATTACCGCTCCTCTAGAAAACTTCAATACATCAACTTTTCCAACGGCACGACTTTCTAACAAGTTTTTTAACACTGCTGTTTTCATGCATATCCCTCCAGCTGTTAACGCTGTTTATTATCTTGCTATCTACAGCATACAGCCCCGGATCTATACAGTCAGTGATAACGATCACGTATCCGAAAGAGAATTACTCTTTCTCAAAGACAAGACTTGTGTTCATCCGGTCATGCCCAAGCTTTGTCTCCGGAAAAATCCGGCGGGCAGTCTCAATATATTCTTCAGGAGTATGCAACGAAGGACTGTAATGTGTCAGCCATAACTCCTTGACATCACCAGCTTTGGCGAGTGCCGCCGCCTCTTCAAATAGCATATGGCGGTGCTCCTCCGCTTTCGGCAGACTTTCTATATCTCCGTACATCCCCTCTCCGATAAACAGATCGGCTCCCTGAATGAAATCAATCAATCCTTCTATCGGTCGCGTATCTGTGCAGTAGGCTACTTTTAAGCCCTTACGCGGCTCACCAAGCACCATATCTGGGGTAAAGGTACTTCCATCATGCACAATGGTCTCACCCTTCTGTAAACGACTCCAGTACGGCACAGGAATACCCAGCTCAGAAGCGCGTGCCGGATTAAACTTCCTGCCCCGCTCAATTTCCACTGTATAGCTCACACATGGAACCGTATGATACACAGGAAGCGTACGCACGACAAATTCTCCGACATCGTGTACTGTATCTTCCTGCTCAGACAGCTCAACCAGTTCCAGCTCATAGGGAAGATACGGGGCAATCACGGTCATTCCCCGTACCACTTCGACAAGCCCGGGCGGACCCATAAGCAAAAGCGGCTCCTCCCGTCCGGCATTAGCAATGGCGAACAATAAACCAGGCAGCCCCGCTACGTGATCGGCATGGTAGTGGGTAAAGCAGATCGCATCAATGGACTTAAAGCCCCACCCCAACATTTTCATCGTTACCTGCGTTCCTTCTCCGCAGTCAATCAATATCATCTTGCCGTTATATGACGCAAGCATGGCAGTAAGCCAGCGTTTTGGAAGCGGCATGGTTCCCCCGCATCCCAACAAAGCAATATCAAGCATGGTTTATTTTCCTCCAAAAAATAAAAAAACTTCACTACTTCCGCGAGATAAACGGATTGTCCTTTATGTAGAATCGCCACGGATATAATGCCGCTTCTTCTGCATAATCAATATTGACACGCGTCGTTTCCACGATATCGACCTCTTCTGCCGCATCTGACGGCTCCGTAATAAACAGCGCATCGCCGCACAGATCGAAGCCATTATGAGCACGGGTAATGCCCAATGCCTGACACAGCTTTCCCGGCCCGTTCGTAAGGCTGATTTTCTCTCTGGACGTAAGCGATTGACTCCTTCCAAAACGCGCCTGCGCCATAAGGGGTATCCCCTGTACAGGCTCAAGCGCACGGATCAGTACAGCTTCGGGCCTCTCTGCTTCATTCGTTACGGTGTTCACACAATTATACATTCCATAGATTAGATACACATAGGCATAGCCGGGTGGGCCGTACATGACTTCATTACGTGGTGTACGCCGCCCATTGTACGTATGGGCTCCCTTATCTTCTGGCCCAATATATGCTTCCACCTCGACAATTCGTCCTTCACGCGCTATCCCGTCTACGATATGAACAAGATGCTTGCCCAGCAATTCACGAGCTACAATTAGCGTATCACGATTATAGAAGTCTCTTGGCAGCTTATGCAATGTTGCGCTCACCCCATTATCCGAGCCGGCTCGCCTGATCCAGCTTGCCGCCCGTATCCTGTTCGATATGAACCAATGCTTGTTCAACCTGACGTCGCTTCTCGCTGCTTTCCCGCTGAATATGCAGCGTCTGCTCAATAACGGTCAACAATTCCTCCTGTGTATCTCTAAATGCCTCTACTTCCGCTGCGGCATTTCCTTGTTCTCTATCCGTTTGTCTGACTGCGTTCTTCAGCGCCTTGGTGTTCTCCCTAAGCACAGCGCCGGATTCTCTTGTCATCTGACGCTGTAGTGATAAAGCTCCTTGCTGGCGAAGCAGCGACAATAGAATGACCATCTGGCTTTTCCAAAGCGGGATGGTTGTAAGGATGGAGGAACGAATCTTCTCCATTAGCATCTCGTGATTCTCCTGAATCATGCGAATTTGTGGAGCCGTTTGAAAAGCAATGGATTGACTGATAAGCAGATCCTGTACCTTCTTCTCCAAACGGTCAGCAAACCGCTCCAAATCCATCAACTCCTGCATCTGCATTGACTCACCTGATTGCTCAGCCTTCTCACGCATAGCAGGCAGCATAACTTCTCGTACTTCCTTTAGCTTCTCTCTGGCAGCTACCAGATACAGACTGAGCTCGTGGAAGTATTCCCGGTTTCTTGCATACAATACATCAAGCATTGTCGTATCACGCAGCATCTGATGACGAAGGCGTTCTAGCGTATCAGCCATCCGCTCCATCTCATGATTCGTTTTTTGACAGCGAGCAAGCATTTTCTGTTTGGCTTTTGTAGAAGAGATACTGAATAAACGGGCCAGAATCCCTCGCGGCGGTGTAAGAATATCATCCGGTCGAATCTCCCGGACTTTATCGAGCAAGGAATGTAGAATGCTTCCAATCTGCTCTTCAGCCTGATGAGCCCTCATCTGATTCAGCATGCTATCAGCTAAGCGGGCCATCTTATCTTGGATATCTGCACCGTACTGTACAAGCGAGTGCGGCTGAGCAGGGGAGATACGACGAGCGAGTTCTCTTACGCGCTGCTGCTGCTCAGCGGAAAGCGAAAGCGCCGCATCTTGACTATGTTCCTCTGAATAATTCATCAATCTCTCCCCTTCCTACCGCGTATTTCTTTACCGCTTGATCTCTTCGTGCTGCTCCTCTTTCATCCGCTCCTCCGCTGTGGGCATTGTGATAGTATGCTGCGATCTTGTCCCGAGCGAT
Coding sequences within:
- a CDS encoding cupin domain-containing protein; this encodes MKTAVLKNLLESRAVGKVDVLKFSRGAVINLQLRAGQRVGRHHTPSDAIIHVVSGRVRFGVGDESVELTKDIVLHMNPREDHELEAIEDTSLLVIKVGEDTSCG
- a CDS encoding ribonuclease Z; amino-acid sequence: MLDIALLGCGGTMPLPKRWLTAMLASYNGKMILIDCGEGTQVTMKMLGWGFKSIDAICFTHYHADHVAGLPGLLFAIANAGREEPLLLMGPPGLVEVVRGMTVIAPYLPYELELVELSEQEDTVHDVGEFVVRTLPVYHTVPCVSYTVEIERGRKFNPARASELGIPVPYWSRLQKGETIVHDGSTFTPDMVLGEPRKGLKVAYCTDTRPIEGLIDFIQGADLFIGEGMYGDIESLPKAEEHRHMLFEEAAALAKAGDVKELWLTHYSPSLHTPEEYIETARRIFPETKLGHDRMNTSLVFEKE
- a CDS encoding DNA-3-methyladenine glycosylase codes for the protein MSATLHKLPRDFYNRDTLIVARELLGKHLVHIVDGIAREGRIVEVEAYIGPEDKGAHTYNGRRTPRNEVMYGPPGYAYVYLIYGMYNCVNTVTNEAERPEAVLIRALEPVQGIPLMAQARFGRSQSLTSREKISLTNGPGKLCQALGITRAHNGFDLCGDALFITEPSDAAEEVDIVETTRVNIDYAEEAALYPWRFYIKDNPFISRK
- a CDS encoding toxic anion resistance protein, translating into MNYSEEHSQDAALSLSAEQQQRVRELARRISPAQPHSLVQYGADIQDKMARLADSMLNQMRAHQAEEQIGSILHSLLDKVREIRPDDILTPPRGILARLFSISSTKAKQKMLARCQKTNHEMERMADTLERLRHQMLRDTTMLDVLYARNREYFHELSLYLVAAREKLKEVREVMLPAMREKAEQSGESMQMQELMDLERFADRLEKKVQDLLISQSIAFQTAPQIRMIQENHEMLMEKIRSSILTTIPLWKSQMVILLSLLRQQGALSLQRQMTRESGAVLRENTKALKNAVRQTDREQGNAAAEVEAFRDTQEELLTVIEQTLHIQRESSEKRRQVEQALVHIEQDTGGKLDQASRLG